Within Paeniglutamicibacter kerguelensis, the genomic segment AGTCGCTGGCTGCACAGGGCCGCACCAGCGTCCACTCGCTGATCCACTGTGCCGGTGTTGGCCTGTTCGGCAAGTTCCTGGATACCTCCAAGGCCGACTGGGAGCGCGCGCTGCTGCTGAACCTGCACGGCACGCTGAACTTCATCCAGGGAACCGCCGACCTGGTGGAGGACGGCGGACGCATCGTGCTGTACTCCTCGGGCACCGTGTTCAAGGCTCCGGGTGGCACTGCCGCCTACGCCGCGTCCAAGGCCGGCATCATCGGTTTTGCCCGTAGCTTCGCCGTGGAGATGGGCGAACGCAACATCACCGTCAACGTGATCGCCCCCGGGCTGGTCATGACGCCGCTGGCCGCCAAGCTCGCCGGTGGCGAGGCCAAGAAT encodes:
- a CDS encoding SDR family NAD(P)-dependent oxidoreductase, which encodes MSAPALVISGGSSGIGEGLVNDLRNDWDVTSVSRSLPSNPLDGVNYVAGDVAGNAPEAVRESLAAQGRTSVHSLIHCAGVGLFGKFLDTSKADWERALLLNLHGTLNFIQGTADLVEDGGRIVLYSSGTVFKAPGGTAAYAASKAGIIGFARSFAVEMGERNITVNVIAPGLVMTPLAAKLAGGEAKNIETRAIKRASVVEDYVGPTRFFLSEGAGFVTGQTLVVDGGSIRR